One window of Metopolophium dirhodum isolate CAU chromosome 3, ASM1992520v1, whole genome shotgun sequence genomic DNA carries:
- the LOC132941612 gene encoding cysteine--tRNA ligase, cytoplasmic, translated as MAKRSQPAWSCGKMSDTPHLKLFNSLTRKKEIFIPKNGNKVHWYSCGPTVYDASHMGHARSYITFDILRRVLKDYFHYDVEYVMNITDIDDKIIKRARQLHLFEEYVKTATDKQIVQKDIILALGDLKKDIEQMDPDKKVMTLKAIEKLTSISQLIEGSSLDDVKLALNEIKDPLGAYLDTLNSEDVPDNSIFESLPRFWESNFHSNMTSLNILPPDKLSRVSEYIPETVAYIETIIKNGYAYESNGSVYFDVAAFDAQPIHHYAKLVPEAYGDSKSLQDGEGDLTTSAVNEKRSPNDFALWKKSKKGEPWWDSSWGKGRPGWHIECSVMASCILGQTLDIHTGGIDLKFPHHDNEIAQAEAYYNNEEWVRYFLHSGHLTISGCKMSKSLKNFITIEDALKNNTSRQLRLAFLLHSWKDTLDYSESTMESAMACEKLLNEFFLNVKNVTRRNDVDKLAIGYSKWLASEIELSKKFNLCKLNVHAALCDNIDTKAVLEAIRECISACNVYLRDCNSSAVNHTLLLNIAKYITEILKIFGIKTADEIGFPVSEGSSSNDVETIVTPYLNILSDFRDSVRAIARSIGSKDILILCDKLRDETLPDNGVRLEDADGKPTAIKFVGREAILREKKAKAKAEADKLAEKEKKKKELDQARAKKEELKKIHPKDLFKLETDKYSEFDENGLPTIDSQGNKISKGLTKKLQKIQSTHATQHKEYLESIDKI; from the exons ATGGCAAAGCGAAGTCAACCAGCATGGTCGTGTGGCAAAATGTCTGATACACCTCACTTAAAGTTATTCAACAGCTTGACAAGGAAGAAAGAAATATTCATACCAAAAAATGGTAATAAAGTGCATTGGTATAGCTGTGGGCCTACAGTGTATGACGCTTCACACATGGGACATGCACG GAGTTACATTACGTTTGATATACTACGTAGAGTATTGAAGGATTACTTTCATTATGATGTTGAATATGTCATGAATATCACAGATATCGATGACAAAATAATCAAACGAGCACGACAATTACATTTGTTTGAAGAGTATGTAAAGACAGCTACCGATAAACAAATTGTGCAAAAAGATATTATTCTGGCTCTAGGTGATCTAAAAAAAGATATTGAACAGATGGACCCTGACAAAAAAGTTATGACGTTAAAAGCTATAGAGAAATTGACCTCTATTTCTCAACTAATTGAGGGCTCATCGTTGGATGATGTAAAA ttgGCTCTAAATGAAATCAAAGATCCATTAGGTGCATATTTAGATACATTAAATAGTGAAGATGTTCCTGATAACAGTATATTTGAATCTCTACCCAGATTCTGGGAATCAAATTTCCACTCAAATATGACTTCTTTAAAt atttTACCACCGGATAAACTTTCTAGGGTAAGTGAGTATATTCCTGAAACCGTAGCTTACatagaaacaataataaaaaatggttaTGCTTATGAATCTAACGGTTCAGTATATTTTGATGTTGCCGCATTTGATGCTCAACCTATTCACCATTATGCTAAGTTAGTTCCAGAAGCATATGGAGATTCAAAATCACTTCAAGATGGAGagg gtgaTTTAACAACTAGTGCAGTTAATGAAAAACGTTCTCCTAACGATTTTGCACTttggaaaaaatcaaaaaaaggtGAACCTTGGTGGGACTCTTCTTGGGGAAAAGGGAGACCTGGCTGGCATATTGAATGCTCTGTTATGGCTTCCTGTATATTAGGCCaaacattagatattcataCCGGTGGCATTGATCTAAAATTTCCACATCACGATAATGAAATTGCTCAAGCTGAA GCCTATTATAACAATGAAGAATGGGTTCGGTACTTTTTGCATTCTGGTCATTTAACAATTTCAGGTTGTAAAATGTCTAAGTCTCTGAAAAACTTTATTACTATTGAAGATGctctcaaaaataatacatcaaGACAATTGAGACTTGCCTTTTTGTTACATTCATGGAAGGACACTTTGGATTATAGCGAAAGCACTATGGAGTCAGCGATGGCTTGTGAAAAACTTCTCAAT gaattctttttaaatgtaaaaaatgtaactagAAGAAATGATGTTGATAAATTAGCTATTGGATATTCAAAGTGGTTAGCTTCTGAAATAGAATTGAGCAAGaagtttaatttatgtaaattaaatgttcatgcaGCATTGTGTg ATAATATTGACACAAAGGCAGTATTAGAAGCTATCAGAGAATGTATTTCAGCCTGTAACGTATATTTAAGAGACTGCAATTCTTCTGCTGTAAATCATACTTTATTGTTGAATATAGCTAAGTACATCACAgagatattgaaaatatttggcATTAAAACAGCTGATGAAATTGGATTCCCAGTAAGCGAAGGGAGTTCTTCAAACGAT GTTGAGACTATTGTCACTCCATACCTGAACATTTTATCAGATTTTCGTGACTCTGTTCGTGCTATTGCTCGTTCAATAGGTTCTAAAGATATACTAATATTGTGTGATAAACTCAGAGATGAAACTCTGCCTGATAATGGAGTTCGTTTAGAAGATGCTGATGGAAAACCTACTGCCATTAAATTTGTGGGACGAGAAGCAattttacgtgaaaaaaaaGCAAAAGCTAAAGCAGAAGCAGATAAACTTGCTGAAaaggaaaaaaagaaaaaagaactaGATCAAGCACGGGCAAAAAAAGaagaacttaaaaaaatacatccTAAGGATTTGTTTAAATTAGAAACTGACAAATATTCAGAATTTGATGAAAAC ggtCTACCAACTATTGACAGTCAAGGTAACAAAATTAGTAAAGGATTGACCAAGAAGTTACAGAAAATTCAATCAACTCACGCAACACAACACAAGGAGTATTTAGAAAGTATTGACaaaatttga